ACCGGCCATCACCAGATCAATACGCTCTTGCAGGGGGCGCGCGGCCCATGCCGCCTGTGCTGCCCGCGCGCGGGCCGCCACCGCTTGCGCCGCCTCCAGCGTCAGGACGGGGCGCTCGGCATAGACCGTTCCGTCAATGGGAGAGATACATTTCAACATTTGCATGATCGCATCCTTGATCGCGGGCATGGTGCCCGTCCTTTCGTCGTTCCAAAAATACTCAAATCCGCGCGTGCGGCACTCAGGCCCGCTCGAATCCGCGCGCCACCTCGTAATCCGTGACCACGCGGTCGAAATCCTCGATCTCGACCTCAGCGGCACGGGCATAGTGATCTATGACCTCGTCGCCAAAGGTTTCGCGCAGAAATTGAGACTGCTTGAGGGTGTGATAGGCATCCCGCAGCGTTTCCGGGATGCGCCCCGTCTGGCCGCTATAGGCATCGCCCGTCGCGGGCGGGGCCAGTTCCAGCTTGTCCTCGATGCCCTTGATCCCTGCTGCGAGCATCGCCGCCATGGCGAGATAGGGGTTGAGATCCGATCCGCCCACGCGGCATTCGACGCGCACCGCCTTGGACCCCTCGCCACAGAGGCGAAAGCCCGCTGTGCGATTGTCCACCGACCACAAGATGCGGGTGGGGGCAAAGGTGCCCTTTTGGAACCGCTTGTAGCTGTTGATATAGGGGGCGAGAAAATAGGTGTAGTCGGGCGCGTATTTCAGCAGGCCCGCCATGTAATGCTTCATCAGTTGCGACATCCCAAGGCTGTCTTGGGGATCAAAGAACGCGGGTTTTCCATCCTGCCACAGCGATTGATGCACATGGCTGGAAGATCCCACGCGCCGGTGATCCCATTTCGGCAAGAAGCTGGCGGCATGCCCCTGCTGCCATGCAATTTCCTTGATCGCATGCTTGGCGATGGTGTGGTAATCGGCCGTATCAAGAGCGGGGGCATATTTGATGTTCAGTTCTTCTTGCCCTGCCTCCGCCTCGCCTTTGGTGTTCTCGATGGGCAGACCGGCGGCATAGAGATGATTGCGGATGGGCCGCATCACATGCTCTTCCTTGGTGGTCTGGAAGATATTGTAATCCTCGTTATAGCCCGAGAGCGGCGTCAACTCGCGATAGCCGGATTTGCGGATGTCGTCATAGCTTTTCTCAAACAGGAAGAATTCCAGTTCCGTCGCCATCATCGCGTCAAAGCCCATGGCATCAAGCCGCGCCATTTGCCCCTTGAGCATGGCGCGGGGGCTGTGCGGCACCGGTGCATGGGTGTGGTGATCCAAGACATCGCAGAGCACCATCACCGTGCCTTCGAGCCACGGCATTGGGCGCAGCGTGCTCAGGTCGGGTTTCATCACATAGTCGCCATAGCCACGTTCCCAGCTTGTGGCGGCAAAGCCTTCGGGTGTGGTCATTTCCAGATCGGTGGCCAGCAGGTAGTTGCAGCAATGGGTCTCTTCCCACGCGCTGTTGACGAAATGGCCAGCGTGAAAGCGTTTGCCCATAAGGCGGCCCTGCATGTCCACAAGGCACACAAGCACGGTATCCACCTTGCCCGCCGCGATCTCTGCCTTGAGGGTTTCGAATGTCAGCCCCATGATGTGCTCCGTCTTTCCGTATCTGAACGTCTTTAATGGTTTCGGGTTGCGGGTAAAAGCGCCCCCCGGTGTGATGCCGGGGGGCGGTGTTATCAGGTATAGCGATAGGGCCGACCGGCCTTTTGCATGTCGGCGTTATATTTCTTGAAGATTTCGACAACCTTGGCCTTGGTCGGGCTTTCGGCGGCGATCTCATCCCAGAACACAAGGGCTGCATCCTCGACTTGCTGCCATTCGGCATCGGGAATCGTGGTCAGCTTCATCTTGTCCCCATTGACGCGCAGGCTGGCCTCGCCGCCCCAATACCACCACTGGCGATAGTAATGCGACTGGTCACAGCAGACCCGGAACAGGGTTTGCAGATCCTCGGGCAGTTCGTTCCAGCGGTCCATATTGGCAAAGAACGACCCGGCCCAAGCGCCCGAGATGTTGTTGGTCAGGAAATAGTCGGTCACATCGGCCCAGCCCACCGTGTAATCTTCGGTGATCCCCGACCATGCGATTCCGTCCAACTCGCCGGTCTGCACCGCAACCTCGATGTCTTCCCACGGCAAGGTTACGGGGACGACGCCGAACTGCGTCAGGAACCGCCCCGCCGTCGGGAATGTAAAGACGCGCTTGCCTTCCAGATCCTTGAGGCTGTTGATCGGCTCTTTGGTGGCGAAATGGCAGGGGTCCCATGCGCCCGCGCTGATATGCTTGACGCCGACCTTGGAATATTCCTCATCCCAGATTTCATTCAGCCCGTATTGGTTGAAAAGTACGGGCACATCCAGGCTGTAGCGGCTTGCAAAGGGGAAGTAGCCGCCAAAGACCGTCACTTCGGTTGGGCTTGCCATGCTGTCATCGTCGGACTGTACCGCATCAATCGTGCCGCGTTGCATGGCGCGGAACAACTCGCCTGTCGGCACCAGCTGATCGGCAAAGAAAAGCTCGATCTGCATCCGGTCGCCTGCGATCTTGTTGAACATGTCGATGGCGGGTTTCACCACATGCTCGGCCAGCGCGGCCCCGGCATAGGTCTGCATCCGCCAAGTGATCTTGGATTGCGCCAACGCGGGTGTGGCGAGCGGAGCGGCCAGCGCGCCCGCTCCAGCAGCGGTCAGAAACTTGCGTCTTGTGGTCATCGTCTTCTCTCCTTGTTGTGAAATCCGGCCCCTGTCCAGGGCTCTTCTCGGGGTTATTTTCCGTAAACATACTCTGGCAGCCAGAGGGCGATTTGCGGGAACACCATCACCAGAACCAGCGCCAGCACCATCACGCCGACAAATGGCACAATCGAGCGATAGATGTCGCGCAGGCTGATTTCCGGTGGCGCCATGGCCCGCATGAGAAAGAGGTTATAGCCAAAGGGCGGTGTCATGTAGGCAATTTGCGTGGTGATCGTATAAAGCACGCCATACCAGATCAAATCAAAGCCAAGCGCGCCCACCAGCGGCACGTAAAGCGGTGCGACAATCACCAGCATCGCGGTGTCATCCAAAAACGTGCCCATCAAGATGAACGAGAGTTGCATCAGGATCAGGATCATCCACGGGCTGAGATTCAA
The nucleotide sequence above comes from Roseovarius mucosus. Encoded proteins:
- a CDS encoding glutamine synthetase family protein, with translation MGLTFETLKAEIAAGKVDTVLVCLVDMQGRLMGKRFHAGHFVNSAWEETHCCNYLLATDLEMTTPEGFAATSWERGYGDYVMKPDLSTLRPMPWLEGTVMVLCDVLDHHTHAPVPHSPRAMLKGQMARLDAMGFDAMMATELEFFLFEKSYDDIRKSGYRELTPLSGYNEDYNIFQTTKEEHVMRPIRNHLYAAGLPIENTKGEAEAGQEELNIKYAPALDTADYHTIAKHAIKEIAWQQGHAASFLPKWDHRRVGSSSHVHQSLWQDGKPAFFDPQDSLGMSQLMKHYMAGLLKYAPDYTYFLAPYINSYKRFQKGTFAPTRILWSVDNRTAGFRLCGEGSKAVRVECRVGGSDLNPYLAMAAMLAAGIKGIEDKLELAPPATGDAYSGQTGRIPETLRDAYHTLKQSQFLRETFGDEVIDHYARAAEVEIEDFDRVVTDYEVARGFERA
- a CDS encoding TRAP transporter substrate-binding protein, translating into MTTRRKFLTAAGAGALAAPLATPALAQSKITWRMQTYAGAALAEHVVKPAIDMFNKIAGDRMQIELFFADQLVPTGELFRAMQRGTIDAVQSDDDSMASPTEVTVFGGYFPFASRYSLDVPVLFNQYGLNEIWDEEYSKVGVKHISAGAWDPCHFATKEPINSLKDLEGKRVFTFPTAGRFLTQFGVVPVTLPWEDIEVAVQTGELDGIAWSGITEDYTVGWADVTDYFLTNNISGAWAGSFFANMDRWNELPEDLQTLFRVCCDQSHYYRQWWYWGGEASLRVNGDKMKLTTIPDAEWQQVEDAALVFWDEIAAESPTKAKVVEIFKKYNADMQKAGRPYRYT